In Fusarium oxysporum Fo47 chromosome XII, complete sequence, one DNA window encodes the following:
- a CDS encoding uncharacterized protein (expressed protein), whose amino-acid sequence MPSPPRPSRGRPAFSKQDEDLWKAYTKGLQARFFSNLDTKNEIFYSAPIGLLGIPGGDNITQEITNKGVYEIGDALMQLDAPVFASGGKKYSQRLQEVLGAVRLGRNRDMGAEKRMNDIQAKVRKLNAEYAELSEKAMESYTADEDKGNMPFGQWVSMNYPSFVALSREKQSAAATEASLRAQIAGPGADQLNRQRQRLFNACEPDRDHPGLNMPCVLSFGNITNGSSDLSQESNKLPRPAYTINNSYRDTVGNWTRGSTSENKLNLTFNINDAKSDNWDKFGFVNANANSRFTYFFTATYFQDRQKKEDVITAQDVGSELSVNLSAAEAGVFTVKAGDWDVPNIMEEYRDFQPDAARNIGPAARVDQVILAYKVVLKISLPANMADRVNDLTQKAKSSGGSVSLFGFEVGFGGASKDEVNISGSSIEIRKDLGYPVLLGVKGKKLPGLQTGR is encoded by the exons ATgccctctcctcctcgccccAGCCGTGGCAGACCCGCCTTTTCTAAACAGGACGAGGATCTCTGGAAGGCTTATACCAAAGGACTCCAGGCAAGATTCTTCAGCAATCTTGACACAAAGAATGAGATCTTCTATTCTGCTCCCATCGGGTTGCTCGGCATCCCTGGTGGTGACAACATCACTCAAGAAATCACTAACAAAGGAGTTTACGAGATTGGCGATGCTCTCATGCAGTTGGACGCCCCTGTGTTCGCTTCCGGGGGCAAGAAGTACTCTCAGCGACTTCAAGA AGTTCTAGGGGCCGTGAGGCTCGGACGGAATCGAGATATGGGTGCTGAGAAACGAATGAACGACATCCAAGCAAAAGTCAGAAAACTTAACGCAGAGTATGCAGAGTTGAGCGAGAAAGCAATGGAAAGTTACACGGCCGATGAAGATAAAGGCAACATGCCTTTCGGACAGTGGGTTTCAATGAAC TACCCGAGTTTTGTCGCTTTATCTCGAGAAAAGCAATCCGCCGCTGCGACTGAAGCATCTCTGCGTGCTCAGATTGCCGGACCTGGCGCTGATCAGCTCAATAGACAGAGGCAGAGGCTGTTCAACGCCTGCGAACCGGATAGGGACCATCCTGGTCTCAACATGCCATGTGTCCTAAGCTTTGGCAACATCACCAACGGTTCTTCTGATCTCTCCCAGGAGAGCAATAAATTGCCGAGACCTGCTTATACCATTAACAACTCGTACAGAGACACGGTCGGAAACTGGACCAGGGGCTCCACCAGCGAGAACAAGCTGAACCTGaccttcaacatcaatgATGCCAAGTCAGACAATTGGGACAAGTTTGGTTTCGTCAATGCGAACGCCAATTCACGCTTCACTTATTTCTTCACGGCGACCTACTTCCAGGACCGTcagaagaaagaggatgTCATCACGGCTCAGGATGTCGGTTCTGAACTCTCAGTGAATCTGTCAGCGGCCGAAGCTGGCGTCTTTACTGTCAAGGCAGGTGACTGGGATGTGCCTAACATTATGGAGGAGTACCGAGATTTCCAGCCCGACGCTGCTCGTAACATTGGTCCTGCGGCCAGAGTTGACCAAGTCATTCTGGCTTACAAAgtggtcttgaagatctccttGCCAGCTAATATGGCTGATCGTGTTAATGACCTAACTCAAAAGGCCAAGAGTTCCGGGGGATCAGTGAGCCTCTTTGGGTTTGAGGTTGGGTTTGGTGGGGCAAGCAAGGATGAGGTCAACATCTCTGGTTCGTCTATTGAGATTCGCAAGGACCTTGGATATCCTGTGTTATTGGGTGTAAAGGGCAAGAAACTTCCAGGTCTTCAAACTGGTCGCTAG